In Vicia villosa cultivar HV-30 ecotype Madison, WI unplaced genomic scaffold, Vvil1.0 ctg.000077F_1_1, whole genome shotgun sequence, a single window of DNA contains:
- the LOC131623762 gene encoding uncharacterized protein LOC131623762, which yields MGSRWRTGNGESVTILKDRWIPGNAGFTVKGRVSGLAEDANVSALIDRDFGTWKRDLIFSCFADEDAAQIVNIPLAVNNVPDKVIWNYEKDGEFSVCSAYHIYLQVKDSLLPGPSSAPNSKVWKAIWKALVNPRIRNFLWRLAKNILPTKDNLSRRGTILDTLCPFCAAAPETAQHLFCQCPFAQQTFFSSILSFRTEPRLDVRDWLFSMLYCGDVFSTQLLATLLYRIWMARNLLIFKNQLADPVTVAHEALNCVSDDNKSLLVPPSNNLSMQEKYSPKNVHILKVDAGVFSPNSIAFGCVLKAPDGGVILSACRKESLNTDPLTAEMLAIRWSIRLALDLKIERLVVQSDCLNVVNCVNSVAVFATIEPVAEDVRCLLSHFLFASLMYVGRKFNTEAHSLVGAGNILG from the coding sequence ATGGGGTCCCGTTGGAGAACAGGTAACGGGGAGTCTGTTACGATTTTGAAAGATAGATGGATCCCGGGTAACGCTGGTTTTACGGTAAAGGGGAGAGTGTCGGGTCTTGCTGAGGATGCAAATGTGAGTGCATTGATTGATAGAGATTTTGGAACTTGGAAGAGGGATCTTATTTTCTCCTGTTTTGCTGATGAGGATGCTGCCCAAATTGTTAACATCCCTCTTGCTGTTAATAATGTGCCAGATAAGGTGATTTGGAACTATGAAAAAGATGGTGAATTCTCTGTCTGCTCCGCTTATCATATTTATTTGCAGGTGAAGGACTCTCTTTTGCCAGGCCCGTCTTCTGCTCCAAACTCTAAGGTTTGGAAGGCAATTTGGAAAGCTCTGGTAAACCCGCGAATTCGTAACTTCCTGTGGAGATTGGCAAAGAACATCCTACCTACCAAGGACAATCTGAGTAGGAGAGGGACGATCTTGGATACCTTGTGCCCGTTTTGTGCTGCAGCCCCTGAAACGGCCCAACACTTATTCTGTCAGTGCCCCTTTGCCCAACAAACTTTCTTCTCATCTATCCTTAGCTTTAGAACTGAACCCAGGCTTGATGTTAGAGACTGGTTATTTAGTATGTTGTACTGTGGTGATGTCTTCAGCACTCAATTGTTGGCAACCTTGTTGTATCGTATTTGGATGGCGCGAAATCTCTTGATTTTTAAAAATCAGTTGGCTGATCCGGTGACAGTGGCCCACGAGGCACTTAACTGTGTTTCAGATGATAATAAGTCCTTGCTTGTTCCGCCTTCCAATAATCTTTCTATGCAAGAGAAGTATAGCCCAAAGAATGTCCACATTCTCAAAGTTGATGCGGGAGTTTTCTCTCCGAACTCAATTGCTTTTGGTTGCGTTCTCAAAGCCCCAGATGGTGGTGTTATTCTATCGGCATGCAGGAAGGAGTCTTTGAATACAGACCCGTTGACGGCAGAAATGTTGGCTATTCGCTGGAGTATCCGTTTGGCGTTGGACCTAAAGATTGAAAGATTGGTGGTGCAGTCAGATTGCCTCAATGTTGTAAATTGTGTTAACTCTGTTGCGGTGTTTGCTACAATCGAACCAGTCGCTGAAGATGTTAGATGTTTATTGAGTCATTTTCTTTTTGCTTCTCTTATGTACGTGGGCCGTAAGTTTAATACTGAAGCCCATAGTTTGGTTGGTGCTGGAAATATCCTAGGCTAA
- the LOC131623763 gene encoding uncharacterized protein LOC131623763 — protein MESINVVVDDEHKQADVTYDVGTFWEHAAEESKKEDDCSPTIAKAEAEPSNKGPSIRAQKDHPSELIIGDPNSGVVTRSREQSKYAKNIVKKFGMENASHKITPAPTHLKLSKDEKGTNVDQSLYRSMIGSLLYLTASRPDIAFAVGTSPSKNTTPRSETASDSRAPNMVGDQDFVLDVVPLNSVPAIDPVGSIPRKMHARKSTGGSIPETFSARDKEGTAYVHNAIAGLVTRILNEGHKVEGISVPLAQAPAPENNKDNQVDASKDHVDVETSETNNVEGSDAKDVEASEDKDAEILETEKAEEVTATSPKEKATRPTDNTNDVVDLDNLDDPIDIADDDLISSISNRVKARRGKQADDQHPPKTKVAPLKNATKVKIKKVSAISEDNVLSDVPDIPSKKKISVTKSSTKVHDVPLDNIYLHYASNAIQWKFVYQRRLAMERELANDALECQEVMKLIKSAGRDAEAQPELEVTDNEVCKVITGGKVKKWPIKSKLSASLLNVRYALLHKIGAANWVPTNHTSTIAVGLGRFIYVVGTKTKFDYGTYIFDQTMRHVGTSATKLPIAFPSLICGIILKQHPGILKAKDFVCKRESALSFHYKLLQRSDDITSAGTSQPSKSVNKTFLIAELKETCKELDNRKMKLEKLIQSLEQSTDDDHAGGSDDDNMDEDKGADSGDEEEAEDGEGTEDTESSDADEETSGSSDEEISGSSDEETDGSDN, from the exons ATGGAATCCATaaatgtggtggttgatgatgaaCACAAACAAGCAGATGTCACATATGATGTTGGAACATTCTGGGAACACGCAGCTGAAGAATCTAAGAAAGAAGATGATTGCAGCCCCACTATTGCAAAAGCTGAAGCTGAACCCTCTAACAAAGGACCATCTATAAGAGCTCAAAAAGATCATCCtagtgaacttattataggagatcccAACAGTGGAGTtgttacaaggtcaagagaacaG agcaagtatgccaAAAACATTGTCAAAAAATTTGGGATGGAGAATGCTAGTCACAAAATAACACCTGCACCTACTCATTTAAaattgtccaaagatgaaaagggcaCAAATGTTGATCAAAGCTTGtatagaagcatgataggaagcctGCTGTATCTCACAGCTAGTAGGCCTGATATTGCTTTTGCTGTTGGG ACCTCTCCCTCAAAGAACACTACTCCTCGCTCTGAAACTGCATCCGACTCTAGGGCACCAAATATGGTAGGTGATCAGGATTTTGTACTGgatgttgtgccattgaactcGGTCCCAGCCATTGATCCTGTTGGTAGTataccaagaaagatgcatgcaagaaaatcaactggtGGGTCTATTCCAGAAACGTTCTCTGCTAGGGATAAAGAAGGGACTGCTTATGTCCACAATGCAATCGCAGGCCTTGTcacaagaatcttgaatgaaggtcACAAGGTAGAAGGAATATCTGTCCCTTTAGCCCAAGCTCCTGCTCCTGAGAACAACAAAGATAATCAGGTTGATGCTAGCAAGGATCATgttgatgttgagacatctgaaaCCAACAATGTTGAAGGCTCTGATGCTAAAGATGTTGAAGCATCTGAAGATAAAGATGCGGAGATTCTTGAAACAGAGAAAGCTGAAGAGGTCACTGCTACTTCTCCTAAAGAGAAGGCTACTCGCCCTACTGACAATACAAATGATGTGGTGGATCTGGATAATCTTGATGATCCTATTGacattgctgatgatgacctcatctccagcaTTTCCAACAGAGTCAAGGCTCGAAGGGGAAAGCAGGCTGATGATCAACATCCTCCCAAGACAAAGGTTGCTCCTCTAAAGAATGCCACCAAAGTAAAGATCAAGAAGGTCTCTGCTATCTCCGAAGACAATGTCctaagtgatgtccctgacatcccttCAAAGAAGAAGATTTCTGTCACAAAATCCTCCACAAAGGTCCATGATGTTCCCTTGGACAACATTTATCTGCACTATGCTTCAAATGCTATCCAGTGGAAGTTTGtttatcaaagaaggctggctATGGAAAGAGAACttgcaaatgatgctctggaatgtCAAGAGGTCATGAAGCTCATCAAATCTGCAG GTAGAGATGCtgaggctcaacctgagcttgaagtaactgaCAATGAAGTATGCAAAGTTATCACTGGTGGTAAGGTTAAGAAATGGCCCATAAAGAGTAAATTGTCTGCTAGTCTTTTGAATGTCAGGTATGCCTTGCTGCACAAAATTGGTGCTGCAAACTGGGTGCCTACCAATCACACttctaccattgctgttggccTAGGTAGATTCATATATGTTGTGGGAACCAAGACAAAATTTGACTATGGGACCTACATATTTGATCAAACTATGAGGCATGTTGGTACTTCTGCTACCAAGCTACCCATTGCTTTTCCATCCCTGATATGTGGGATAATCCTCAAGCAACACCCTGGAATTCTGAAAGCTAAAGATTTTGTATGTAAGAGGGAGAGTGCTTTGTCATTTCACTATAAGCTGCTCCAAAGGTCAGATGACAtaacatctgctgggacatcacaACCCAGCAAGTCTGTGAACAAAACCTTTCTCATTGCTGAGCTGAAAGAGACTTGTAAGGAGTTGGACAAcaggaagatgaagcttgaaaaGCTCATTcaaagtcttgagcagtctaCAGATGATGATCATGCTGGTGGAAGCGATGATGACAATATGGATGAAGACAAGGGTGCTGATAGTGGTGATGAGGAAGAGGCCGAGGATGGTGAGGGTACTGAAGATACTGAGAGTAGTGATGCTGATGAAGAGACTAGTGGCTCTAGTGATGAAGAGATTAGTGGCTCTAGTGATGAAGAGACTGATGGTTCTGACAATTAG
- the LOC131623764 gene encoding uncharacterized protein LOC131623764, whose protein sequence is MTSSCGGIFKDDKSGHLGSFYAYIHEGNFVVAELLAAIMAIELAMERGWIKLWIETDCILVVKAFSNTNIVPWYIKSRWRYCCAFTLQIDFLISHTFREANFCADLLANIWYKTKTFNWFDNIHHDLPKDFLLDKQGIPRLRLCN, encoded by the coding sequence ATGACAAGTTCTTGTGGTGGCATTTTTAAAGATGACAAATCCGGTCATTTGGGAAGCTTTTATGCCTATATTCATGAAGGAAATTTTGTTGTTGCTGAGCTTCTAGCGGCTATCATGGCTATAGAATTGGCAATGGAAAGAGGTTGGATCAAACTTTGGATCGAAACTGACTGCATTTTGGTGGTTAAGGCGTTTTCAAATACGAATATCGTCCCTTGGTACATCAAGTCTCGTTGGCGCTATTGTTGTGCTTTTACTCTTCAAATTGATTTCTTAATTTCACACACTTTTCGGGAGGCCAATTTTTGTGCTGACTTATTGGCTAACATATGGTACAAAACCAAGACTTTCAATTGGTTTGATAATATACATCATGATCTACCCAAGGACTTTTTGCTTGACAAACAAGGCATTCCTAGACTTAGGCTTTGTAATTAA